The following nucleotide sequence is from Bactrocera oleae isolate idBacOlea1 chromosome 2, idBacOlea1, whole genome shotgun sequence.
agttgaaaaccgtaatagggGCTTGGGTCTCTCTTCGATTATGAATCTGATACAAGATATGTCAGTTCCGATTCAACACATCACGAtcaaaagaaaaatcaaaatattaaatagccACTGAACTCTCCAGATAAATAAACCAGTTCAAACATTCATCAGTGACTAACAGAGTTGTCTacgaatattaaatttatctaaTGATCATTTGGTTTTCAAGTGTTTAGTAAGAGCCAGCTTCGAAATAAGCAAGCAATTAGCGTTTGTTGTAAAGAAAATGTTTCCTTAGGCAAAACACTTTAATTTTACTGTTGATTAATGTTTAACTATAATTTCTCGAATAGAACTACTTACTAAGTAGATTAATCAAAGGCaacaattatcgaaaaaatgcTGCTAAAAATGAAGTAAAACATATTcaccaaaatataaaattacacacatagttagatacatatatatgcatacccGTATATACATAGGttcaaaaatacaagaaaaaatatatttaactaaatATAAGGGAAATGTAGATaggattataaaaaatttaaagaagtaATAATCGAAACGAGCAATACGAAAAATGCTTCAAAACagtaaaacaaaagcaaaacaaaaaaaaaatataacaaatatatttaatcagCTGACTGCATATAGAAGAAAACAAGAAAGCGATTGGAAAGTTATATACAAGGCATGCATAACTACTTaccttaaacatacatacacacacaaagtatacatacatatacaatgtttaagcaattttaacaaatcaaattgaaagaaaataattattaaatcttAGTTAAAGTATAAGAATATGAACAACAATAGctaattatatacacatatacaagcaatatatatgaatatgtgtacGTATTGCAAGCGATCGTCgatgcataaatataatatctcacagcaacacatacacacatacagtaaaacagaaattttcaaatagtAACTGACAACTAAACAAATCAACCGCTTACAACAACATTAACGCAACAATAACACAAAACAAATgtagcaaaattaaaataaataataaataaaaagcaatagACCCGCGCACCAACACGCCAACACAAATCATATACAAACAAGtgcatagaaatatttaaagcataaaatattctaaaacaaattattgcagttacattaaaatttaataatgcaaAATTGTAATCAACCGGAAGTGAATAGTACTATGGCAAATCAAGTAAATAGacaactatatacatacaaacatacatatatataaatatatgtgaagTAATAATTAAATGAGTATGACAATATACATATGCGCCTGTATTATAagttgaaattgaaatgtacgagtatgtataccaATAAAGGATTCACAACcatacaagaaaaacaaaaaccaacacgtgtcaattatatgcattttatgATTATCGGATTTAAAGTTCTACTTGCATTTACTTTTATGAATACACCCGTAATGCCCTTTCCATgatctaataaaataaataacaattaagCTTAAGCCCACACTCAATTTTCGGTACTAatactaaataataatttttaagtgaaaattcTAAATCAAGATTTAACCTCACTCCTTATGCTTAGTATATTCGTTATAAAGAGTGAACCTATATGCAAGAAGGAGCCCATACACAGAAAGTATTTTATGACACAAAGTAGTCGAAAATGTAACACAAATTTATGAATATCACGGATATGTAACAACTCCAGTACTGGCGCAATCGCACTCtacttaatataaaattgaacGTTTACTGAATATCGATATCGTTTTTCGGATCCTTGCGAATTTTGTTCTAGAACTAGAACCCACTATTCTTTCTGACCAAACGAGAAGCTCCATTAACTATcaattttcactgtttcgaGAGTATCTGTTAATTACCTCAGAGTAGTCGATTTGTCTACAGTTTTTTGTCATCTTGCAAAACAGTCCAGTTTGAGTGTACATTTGCTATATTGctagacaatttttgaaaaaatatccgACTGAGGCAACATCTTGAAAGCGGACTTGGTTCCAGGGCACTCTAAAGGATTTTCAGCTTGAATAATatgcttaaaatatgtatatatttaaaatatataggcGAAGGAATTATTTgataattaaacaagaaaaaacgttaacttcagctgcaacGAAGGTGTAATACCCTTCAGAGGTGCATTTCTTAAAACTtgaaaaggtataaaaaatcatatacatatgattcAGTGGcgcgatatcggtggttccgaccaataagcagcttctttggggaaacggacgtgtgaaaaatttgatatcttaaaaactgaaggactagtttggATATATACAGAATAACATTATTCGTCTTCCAAGAAAATTTCGAAGACATTTAACAATAAAGTACGGTTGTCAAGAAATAAAGTCTTACTCGAAATAGGGCACAGAAGTGCATAAGCATAAGCGAACAAAATGGGTAGAGCACTTGAAATCTTGCAGCCTCTCCGCCGGTGTGAGAAATCATTGGGCTAAAAGTACGACCAAgtttaaattcaattcaataGCCATGCTGCGGTCtcgaagtgcgcgagctatatTAACCGGCAATTTACATGTCACCATTTATCATGAACATAAACATGTTAATGCCAAAACACCTAGGCTCGAAGGGAGTAAAATATCTCACCAAGGTTCTCAATGTGTCACTGACCACTCTTCACATATGTGTACCCGATATATGGAAAATCAGAAGAAGGGTCCCACAACTAAAACTTGGGAAACCCGCCAATCCAGGAGAGTCTTATCTTTCGATGATTTTCCTTACTCCTGACATTCCCTCATCATATGATCCTAGCAGATCACCAACATTGCTTTCGTAGAGTATACAGCACCACCACATCATTTTAACGGTAAAGCATCATAATGGGTTAAAAAAAACCGTGGCCTTAATCAAAAACCACCCTGTTTGACTCAACGCTACTAAAAGACATTGAAAAATCTACGCTACCTTCAGGGTTGAAGAAACGGACCATGAATTATCTGAGCGGTCGTCAATCCTCcctattatttcaatttcatttacatGTATTTAAAAGTAAACGACTATCTCACTGATCTTTGTCGTTTCTTCTCTGCAAGAGGCCTAACACTCTCCCTTACTGAGTCCACAGCGACTATATTCACGAACTGGACGAAAGAGTACAAATTGGATTTTAATATTGCAGTTGATGACATTCCTTAATAACATTGCAAACTCTACCGACCAGACTGCAGACGGCCTTTAGACTTTTCACAGTGGAGCATTAACACCTTCACTTACTCCCTCCCTGAATGGCGTCCATAGCAGGATAGATTCCTACTTATTCAGAATCCAAAATATAATCGATATACCAAACAAGTTCTAGATAACAACCAGAGTCGACGAGAGAAAAACCGAGAATTGGGGAAAAAAGGTGAGGGCCACCTCCCTACAGGTATGTTTCTAATGCTTTATACATTAACTATCTTCCCACTTACTACTTCAATGTTTTTGTATAAGTCATATACGAATAAATTTGCTTTCTTGTTGATGTTGTGtggaacaaatttgttttgtacgattttgaaaatcaataatctAAAAATCAATTCATACATAGgctttaaatcaaaaatattttttcagattttagcgCAATATATGACTATAGGGATAGCGAGACTTGACAGTTAAAAAGAAGACAGAAACATctcattcaaacatttatttatcgatctaattaatgaaaaaacggTTCTTCTGAAGTTCCTTGACTATCATGCTCAAGTTTTTGAACATGCAGATTAAAAATCCTCCAACCTTCAATTATTTGGAACTCAGAAGTGTTTCAAGCTTTGGCGGCAGCAAATGTGTTGATAATAGTCTGGAAATCGCACTTCTTGCTTAATTCGggtaaagtgaaaaatattctcaaaacgatgcaaataaaatgagaaatttcttaattttccaGCATTAAGACGAGTTTCAAAATTTGCATCGTAAACATGCCTAAGGGGAATAGCTTCACTGAACAACTTATCAGATACATCAAGAGAATCCTTGTTTGCAAAGTTGTTTGCAATTGCACTCAACGCATAATTTCTTTCCTATCATGGAAATCTCATAGAAATGAAAACGATTCAATAATGTCACTAATTGAACAGGAACTCCgggtttggaaaaaaaatttgtgcgcCTACAAAGAAACTgccaaatttttacaaaaatgtttaaatttttttgcaaaattataataataacacatcTTTTTAATCATCTTAGTCTCTCATTTTATGCAAACATTATTTTCTTATCGCTAAAAGTGCACAtcattatgcatacatatgtaaatatattatcaaactacaatatatactttGTCTTCTTATcctgtatacatatatccattatATAGAGAAAAAAACTATTGCACGATCATTTAACGTTGAAGAAGGCGAAAAATATTGCGCTGTCTTTGATTGCCTTGAGTTACATTGATTTCACATTAATAcctattacatatatacaatgttAAGCATAAGCAAACAAATACGAAATGTAAGCAAGCAAACAACGCAGTTTTAGCTTTTCTTCTAAACGCTGGGCGGCTTTCCgatcacaaatacacaaaatcaaaaaaaaaaaaattaaacttgaggatataaaatccaaaaaatacaCAGCACAGTGTACTCGCAAAATACAGTTAGTAGTGCTAAGGCGATATGTTTCGAAAGGAAcaggcatatgtatatgtgcctaTAGGAACTGGgccttgttttatttatttaaacgccgTTTGGCAAACAGCTGATAAATGCCAATAGCCGCCGAGAGTGTACCGATCGCCCCCACTTGAAATGTAGACAGCTTGCCGCCCCACAGGTAGCCTTTGGGTAGAGTGCTGACGGCGTGGGTGAAATCGAGTGAGAGTCGTAAAACGGAGAGCAGTTCCAGGCGATGCTTTTTGAGTAATTTTTCATCCACACGTGAGCTgggtaaaagaaaaataaatcggTAATTTAATAACTACAGTAAAACCATCGAGAATTCTCCTTCTCTAATACTTCTATacataaaaactatataaaccTGTACTCTCAGTTACTAATTGCATTTAGTTACTCACTTAGCAACATTCGCCGCGTCCACCTTTTGTTGATTTAAAGAGTAATTGCGCATTGTTCTAAAAGTGAAttcgccaaaaaaaaattataagtagaaaatacaaataaatgtaattaaaaacaaatttgtgattTCCAAGTACCTCATTAAATTCAAGTAGACGGAAAGTACCCAAAACGTTGAGTTAAGCACGTCCCAAGCATCAGCATTTTTGACATCGAGTATGTTGTGTTCCGAGAGCCAACAAATTTTTTCGATTGGATAATAAAGCAAGTCCACAATATTTGCTGTGACACCCAGCACCGCCATTAGACGATCTTGTTCCTGTTCGCCCAAACCATACTCCAAAGCGTATTGTATCATAGGAATGTCGTCTATGAGACGGAGAGTGGCACGAGCGCCTGAAATACGTGAGCTGGTGATGGCATAACGTTTGGCCAGCTCCGGATTTCGGCTGGCATGATAGCCCGCGACAAGTTTGGCGCTGTAGCAAAGTGCCTTCATCACCTGAAATGAAATTAGAATAAAGGGTGTTGATTTTGAAAAGTCTAAACTTATAAATTAGATTACAATAAAAGcaagaattttggttttttcacgTATCACTAATTAAAAGATAGTATCATGGTAATCAATAACCTTTTTACAAACCAAATTTTCCAGATTTCAAAGTCGAGACTAAGTGGAATCGAAAAGAACGATAAATTGATGGGAGGAAGTTTCCGTATAATTAAGTAAGTATCGGAAGATTGCCGATTGAAGCTGCACGAGTTAGCTGCGACAGGAGGCATCTCAAAGTATGCCTACGCGATATTCTACATGAAATATTGGGTCAGAAAAACGGGACTTTGAAAGTACTTTCCAGCAGTATTTTACGCTGTTTAAAGTTTGACCTTCGGCGAAACATGAATCCACTGGCACACACCAGAGATAATAGAGCAGTGGAAAGAATGGAACTCACCTGGCGAATCTGCTCCGAAGTTGGCGAAGACTGTCCTATCAGCCGAGGAGATGAAGGCAACAGCCTGTCTTATCTACCATTTTATTcactattcatgtttttccgtgGGACTTctttttttctgaaaaagtCGTTCGCCGAACAAAATATTTAGCCGACCGAGGTCATCCTCGCAATGAAAACCTTCAGGTTATGTTGAGAAATGATTCgccatttttccaaaatttttgttattattttgtagaCTAAGTCCACGTATGGTACTTCGGGTGTctctgtatacgagtatatatgtatttatattgacACATAATAAATTCTGTTTTTAATTATCATGCTAAGTAAATAGCACTTTATTGCTATTAATAGCGCAAGTATATATTGGAGACTTTGAAATGAAGCGGCAAAACTTTAAGTTCCAAGTAGATACATACattatgggtatttaataattaataacaaacaatttcaaaacCCCTTTTTGCCTTTTTAACGCAATATGCAAACAATAAAACACTttaactgcggtagcactgaaCCCCGTACAAGCAAGAAATACGTTTTAGGTTaacgaaaaaatttcaattacttaattctataatataattttcttcaccGACCGTGTTTCGCGCCTCTGTGCACacccaaaattttaatatcacaatTCAATGTATTGAAGTAGGCACTCAAGTGTGAAAAACCTTCTTAGAATCAcctatttaaatattgttgttatAGTCTACAAGGTGTCTACACTGCCCACTACGTTCAGAGATAAGTAATTAGTTCACAAATAATTCATAAGCACATTTCACGTGATAAGTACCGCTGCTTAGAATTCATTAACAATTAAtagattttgtatggaaaatattggaaaaagtaAAGCCCCCAA
It contains:
- the Pex11c gene encoding peroxisomal membrane protein 11C isoform X1; amino-acid sequence: MSTTKFVNEFCEIIETYGGRDKVMKALCYSAKLVAGYHASRNPELAKRYAITSSRISGARATLRLIDDIPMIQYALEYGLGEQEQDRLMAVLGVTANIVDLLYYPIEKICWLSEHNILDVKNADAWDVLNSTFWVLSVYLNLMRTMRNYSLNQQKVDAANVANSRVDEKLLKKHRLELLSVLRLSLDFTHAVSTLPKGYLWGGKLSTFQVGAIGTLSAAIGIYQLFAKRRLNK
- the Pex11c gene encoding peroxisomal membrane protein 11C isoform X2, encoding MKALCYSAKLVAGYHASRNPELAKRYAITSSRISGARATLRLIDDIPMIQYALEYGLGEQEQDRLMAVLGVTANIVDLLYYPIEKICWLSEHNILDVKNADAWDVLNSTFWVLSVYLNLMRTMRNYSLNQQKVDAANVANSRVDEKLLKKHRLELLSVLRLSLDFTHAVSTLPKGYLWGGKLSTFQVGAIGTLSAAIGIYQLFAKRRLNK